Proteins encoded together in one Triticum dicoccoides isolate Atlit2015 ecotype Zavitan chromosome 7B, WEW_v2.0, whole genome shotgun sequence window:
- the LOC119337635 gene encoding GEM-like protein 1, translating to MQPAAAEMQPPVGSPTAAPQSETQHPLSTPDPSSPPAPAPAPAPAPEAAADPPSSAPALAPVQLQPQQQHKTVTWSEKLTSESPTYLPTAASAEASQYVSRGPAASSSKGAVEAMKDTLSRWGKSMAETTSMVESLSRDTWQHFKTGPSFTEAAMGRLAQGTKVLAEGGYEKIFKQTFEILPDEQLKMSYACYLSTSAGPVMGVMYISTAKIAFCSDNPLSYKAGNKTEWSYYKVVIPLHQLRTANPSVSKVNPAEKYIQVVSVEGHEFWFMGFLMYDKAVSSLQEALDGARELQP from the exons ATGCAGCCGGCCGCCGCCGAGATGCAGCCGCCCGTCGGCTCCCCCACCGCCGCTCCCCAATCCGAGACCCAGCACCCGCTGTCTACCCCCGATCCCTCCTCCCCCCCTGCGCCCGCACCGGCGCCGGCCCCGGCCCCCGAGGCGGCGGCCGATCCGCCCTCGTCCGCGCCCGCCCTGGCGCCGGTGCAGCTGCAGCCGCAGCAGCAGCACAAGACCGTCACGTGGAGCGAGAAGCTCACGTCCGAGTCGCCCACCTACCTGCCGACCGCCGCCTCCGCGGAGGCCAGCCAGTACGTCTCCCgcgggcccgccgcctcctcctccaagg GCGCGGTGGAGGCGATGAAGGACACCCTGTCGAGGTGGGGGAAGTCCATGGCGGAGACCACCAGCATGGTCGAGAGCCTCAGCCGCGACACGTGGCAGCACT TCAAGACAGGGCCTAGTTTTACTGAGGCTGCTATGGGACGGCTTGCTCAAGGAACAAAGGTCTTAGCGGAAGGTGGCTATGAAAAAATATTTAAACAGACGTTCGAGATTCTGCCGGATGAGCAGCTGAAAATGTCTTATGCGTGCTATCTATCAACATCCGCTGGTCCTGTCATGGGAGTTATGTACATTTCTACAGCTAAAATTGCATTCTGCAGTGACAATCCTCTTTCTTACAAGGCGGGAAACAAAACAGAGTGGAGTTACTACAAG GTGGTCATTCCTCTTCATCAGCTAAGAACAGCCAATCCTTCAGTGAGCAAAGTAAATCCTGCTGAAAAGTATATTCAGGTTGTCTCGGTTGAAGGGCATGAGTTCTGGTTCATGGGTTTCCTGATGTACGACAAGGCCGTGTCCAGCCTGCAAGAAGCCCTTGACGGTGCTCGGGAGTTGCAACCATAG